The following proteins are encoded in a genomic region of Devosia lucknowensis:
- a CDS encoding ABC transporter permease, whose amino-acid sequence MVAFILRRLLLAIPMLLFISFISFVIIQLPPGDYVTAYVAQLAQGGEYISAAQEAAMRERMGLNDPMLVQYWRWITAIIFRGDFGYSLDWNAPVSSLIWDRLAITLALSTASLVITWLIAIPVGVYSATRQYSMLDYVFTVFGFLGKGTPDFLLALILMWIAFVYMQLDVGGLFSSQYQNAPWSWGKFIDLLQHLWIPLVVLGTGGAAGLIRVMRANMLDELGKPYVETAYAQGLSERQVVWGYPVRVALNPFISTVGWALPALFSGDVITAIVLNLPTTGPLLLQALKMQDMYLAGSFILILSVFTVVGTLISDILLAWFDPRIRYA is encoded by the coding sequence ATGGTCGCCTTTATTCTTCGGCGGTTGCTTCTGGCGATCCCGATGCTGCTCTTCATCTCGTTCATATCCTTCGTCATCATCCAGCTGCCGCCGGGTGATTACGTCACCGCTTACGTCGCCCAGCTGGCTCAGGGCGGCGAATACATCTCTGCCGCGCAGGAAGCCGCGATGCGCGAGCGCATGGGTCTGAATGATCCCATGCTGGTGCAATACTGGCGCTGGATCACCGCCATCATCTTCCGCGGCGACTTCGGCTATTCGCTCGATTGGAACGCGCCGGTTTCGAGCCTGATCTGGGATCGCCTGGCGATCACCCTCGCGCTTTCGACCGCAAGCCTCGTCATCACCTGGCTCATCGCCATTCCCGTCGGCGTCTATTCCGCCACCCGCCAGTATTCGATGCTCGACTATGTCTTCACCGTCTTTGGCTTCCTCGGCAAAGGCACGCCCGACTTTCTCCTCGCGCTGATCCTGATGTGGATCGCCTTCGTCTACATGCAGCTCGATGTCGGCGGCCTGTTTTCGTCGCAATATCAGAATGCGCCCTGGTCCTGGGGCAAGTTCATCGACCTTCTGCAACACCTCTGGATTCCGCTTGTCGTCCTCGGCACGGGCGGCGCCGCCGGTCTCATCCGCGTCATGCGCGCCAATATGCTTGACGAACTGGGCAAGCCCTATGTCGAGACCGCCTATGCGCAGGGCCTCTCCGAGCGTCAGGTCGTCTGGGGTTATCCGGTTCGCGTTGCGCTCAACCCCTTCATCTCGACGGTCGGCTGGGCCCTGCCGGCGCTCTTTTCGGGCGACGTCATCACCGCCATCGTTCTCAACCTGCCCACAACCGGGCCGCTGCTGCTGCAGGCGCTCAAGATGCAGGACATGTATCTGGCCGGCAGCTTCATTCTCATCCTCAGCGTCTTCACCGTCGTCGGCACGCTGATTTCCGATATTTTGCTGGCGTGGTTCGATCCGCGCATCCGTTACGCGTGA
- a CDS encoding ABC transporter permease — translation MTEQTLAAEPINAKKEDLYSAKPWQLVWRRFSKHILAVISLWFLVILALSAIFAEFVAPYDPFKVERLRTMAPPTGIHLFHDGQFVGPFVYAIERTRDPETTRVSYEPDTSEPLPLRLFVSGSDYSFFGLFKTDIHLFGVEGGRRDQINLLGTDDLGRDVFSRLIHGARVSLSAGLVGVAFAFVLGLTLGSISGYFGGWIDGSIQRLMELIRSIPTIPLWMGLAAALPVVWDPLLVYVLITFILALIGWTYLARVVRGQFLALRNEDYVLAARLSGASEYRIITKHMLPSMTSYIIAALTLAVPEMILGETALSFLGLGLRPPVVSWGVLLQDAQNLRSISLAPWLLAPGGAVVLTVLAFNFLGDGLRDAADPYGQ, via the coding sequence ATGACAGAGCAAACTCTTGCCGCCGAACCCATCAACGCCAAGAAGGAAGATCTTTATTCCGCCAAGCCCTGGCAGCTGGTCTGGCGCCGCTTTTCCAAGCATATCCTCGCCGTCATTTCGCTGTGGTTCCTTGTGATCCTCGCGCTCTCCGCCATCTTTGCCGAGTTCGTTGCGCCCTATGACCCGTTCAAGGTCGAACGCCTGCGCACCATGGCGCCGCCCACCGGCATCCACCTCTTCCACGACGGCCAGTTTGTTGGCCCCTTCGTCTATGCCATCGAGCGGACCCGCGATCCGGAAACGACGCGCGTCAGCTATGAGCCCGATACCAGCGAACCGCTGCCGCTCCGCCTCTTCGTCTCGGGCAGCGACTACTCGTTCTTCGGCCTCTTCAAAACCGACATCCATCTCTTTGGTGTCGAGGGCGGTCGCCGCGACCAGATCAACCTCCTGGGCACTGACGATCTCGGGCGCGACGTCTTCTCGCGCCTCATCCATGGCGCCCGCGTCTCGCTCTCCGCCGGTCTCGTCGGCGTTGCCTTTGCCTTCGTCCTCGGCCTGACGCTGGGCTCGATCTCGGGCTACTTTGGCGGCTGGATCGATGGCAGCATTCAGCGCCTCATGGAGCTCATCCGCTCCATCCCGACAATTCCGCTCTGGATGGGCCTTGCCGCTGCGCTCCCCGTCGTCTGGGATCCGCTGCTTGTTTATGTGCTCATAACCTTCATTCTGGCGCTGATCGGCTGGACCTATCTCGCCCGCGTCGTGCGCGGCCAGTTCCTGGCGCTCCGCAATGAAGATTATGTGCTTGCCGCCCGTCTCTCCGGCGCCAGCGAATATCGCATCATCACCAAGCATATGCTGCCCTCGATGACGTCCTACATCATTGCGGCGCTCACCCTTGCCGTGCCGGAAATGATCCTGGGCGAAACTGCCCTGAGCTTCCTTGGCCTTGGCCTTCGCCCACCGGTCGTTTCCTGGGGTGTGCTGCTGCAAGACGCACAAAACCTGCGATCGATTTCCCTCGCGCCCTGGCTCCTTGCGCCAGGCGGCGCCGTCGTCCTCACCGTCCTCGCCTTCAACTTCCTCGGCGATGGTCTGCGCGATGCGGCCGACCCCTATGGGCAATAA
- a CDS encoding ABC transporter ATP-binding protein: protein MPPERLLELDNVHVHFPLREGLVKAVNGVSYHVNKGEVLGIVGESGSGKSITARAIMRLLPKRAAAPEGRITFRPRNGETYELSALGRNSRAMRQVRGQHIGMIFQEPMTALSPVHTIGAQIMRTVQLHMGLNRKAARERAIELLAKVQMPRPNQLVDAFPHQLSGGMRQRAMIALAISCNPSLLIADEPTTALDVTTEAQILELLKELQSEMGMAIIFITHNFGVVADIADRVSVMYLGKIVETATVDDIFYAAKHPYTQALLRSIPRLGVDQGRRLPTIPGMVPDPFSVPPGCAFNPRCTHAVAGVCDTQLPPEKVFGSQMSRCHFAEQFVAAEAAHV, encoded by the coding sequence ATGCCCCCAGAACGTCTGCTCGAACTCGACAATGTCCACGTGCACTTCCCACTGCGCGAAGGCCTCGTCAAAGCCGTCAATGGCGTCTCCTATCACGTCAACAAGGGCGAGGTTCTTGGCATCGTCGGGGAATCCGGTTCGGGCAAGTCGATCACCGCCCGCGCCATCATGCGCCTCCTGCCCAAGCGCGCCGCAGCGCCTGAAGGCCGCATCACCTTCCGCCCACGCAACGGCGAGACCTATGAACTCTCAGCGCTCGGCCGCAATAGCCGCGCCATGCGCCAGGTTCGCGGTCAGCATATCGGCATGATCTTTCAGGAGCCCATGACGGCGCTGTCGCCGGTCCACACGATAGGCGCGCAGATCATGCGCACGGTTCAGCTCCATATGGGCCTCAACCGCAAGGCGGCGCGCGAGCGTGCCATCGAGCTTCTGGCCAAGGTGCAGATGCCGCGGCCCAACCAGTTGGTCGATGCCTTCCCGCACCAGCTTTCGGGCGGCATGCGGCAGCGCGCCATGATCGCGCTCGCCATTTCCTGTAATCCCAGCCTGCTTATCGCCGATGAACCAACGACCGCGCTCGATGTGACCACCGAGGCGCAGATCCTTGAACTGCTCAAGGAACTGCAGTCCGAAATGGGCATGGCGATCATTTTCATCACCCACAATTTCGGCGTCGTCGCCGATATCGCCGACCGCGTCTCGGTGATGTATCTGGGCAAGATCGTCGAGACGGCCACCGTCGACGACATCTTCTATGCCGCCAAGCACCCCTATACCCAAGCGCTCTTGCGCTCCATTCCACGCCTCGGCGTCGATCAGGGTAGGCGCCTGCCGACCATTCCCGGAATGGTGCCCGACCCATTCAGCGTGCCGCCCGGCTGCGCTTTCAATCCGCGCTGCACCCACGCCGTTGCCGGCGTCTGCGATACGCAACTGCCACCCGAAAAAGTCTTCGGCTCGCAAATGTCGCGCTGCCACTTTGCCGAACAGTTTGTTGCCGCGGAGGCCGCCCATGTCTGA